One stretch of Cyanobium sp. Tous-M-B4 DNA includes these proteins:
- a CDS encoding magnesium chelatase subunit H, with protein sequence MFTQVRSTNRRVTPGDVNGRAVMKAVYVVLEPQYQNALTQAANSLNAQNGPLAIELSGYLIEELRDPQNYADFQADVAAADVFIASLIFIEDLAQKVVEAVAPHRDRLKAAVVFPSMPEVMRLNKLGTFSMAQLGQSKSAIASFMKKRKEAGGAGFQDAMLKLLNTLPTVLKYLPVEKAQDARSFMLSFQYWLGGTPDNLRNFLLMLADKYVFPRGGSGDRADRPEVVVAEPEVFLDLGIWHPLAPGMFEDLKEYLNWNSSRGDLSEQARNGPVIGLVLQRSHIVTGDEAHYVAIIQELEYRGATVIPVFCGGLDFTKPVNAFFYDPLNPDMPLVDGVVSLTGFALVGGPARQDHPKAIEVLKKLNRPYMVALPLVFQTTQEWEESDLGLHPVQVALQIAIPELDGAIEPIVLSGRDDATGKAHTLQDRVEAIAERAIRWASLRIKPRAEKKLAITVFSFPPDKGNVGTAAYLDVFGSIFRVLEEMKAKGYDVQNMPRDSKALMEAVINDPEALQGAPELSIAHRMSVEEYERLTPYSERLEENWGKPPGNLNSDGTNLLIYGRHFGNVFVGVQPTFGYEGDPMRLLYSRSASPHHGFAAYYTYLEKVWQADAVLHFGTHGSLEFMPGKQMGMSETCYPDSLIGALPNLYYYAANNPSEATIAKRRGYASTISYLTPPAENAGLYRGLKELGELVGSYQQLREGSRGVQIVNAIVETARQCNLDKDVVLPDADASEIGLDGRDGVVGAVYRQLMEIESRLLPCGLHTIGKPPTAEEAIATLVNIAALEREEDGLRSLPGLLAESRGRTIADIYKGNDDGVLVDVELNRTITEVCRAAVGAMVKAVTGADGRVTLRQNFAWLFALLEKFGFQLPSPWLSACRSAGFPGVDQAELDKLFGYLRFCLEQICADMEMQSLLKALDGEYVLPGPGGDPIRNPGVLPSGKNIHALDPQSIPTRAAIAAAKVVVDRLIERQKAEQGAWPETIACVLWGTDNIKTYGESLAQILWFIGVRPVADSLGRVNKLELISLEELGRPRIDVVVNCSGVFRDLFINQMGLIDQGVKMAAEADEPLDMNFVRRHAQEQAAAQGVSLRDAATRVFSNASGSYSSNVNLAVENSTWEEENELQEMYLSRKTFAFNADNPGEMNQNREVFESAMKTADVTFQNLDSAEISLTDVSHYFDSDPTKLIAGLRDDGKAPASYIADTTTANAQVRSLSETIRLDSRTKLLNPKWYEGMLNSGYEGVREVAKRLNFTLGWSATSGSVDNFVYEEANDTFINDPEMRKRLMELNPHSFRRIVGTLLEVNGRGYWETSDENIAQLQEIYQEIEDRIEGVTEG encoded by the coding sequence ATGTTCACGCAGGTTCGCTCCACCAACCGCCGAGTTACGCCCGGCGACGTGAACGGCCGTGCCGTGATGAAGGCCGTTTATGTGGTGCTCGAACCCCAGTACCAAAACGCCCTAACCCAGGCCGCCAACTCGCTCAATGCCCAGAACGGCCCCCTGGCGATCGAACTGAGCGGCTACCTGATCGAGGAATTGCGCGATCCCCAGAACTACGCCGATTTCCAGGCCGATGTGGCCGCGGCGGATGTGTTTATCGCTTCGCTGATCTTCATTGAAGATCTGGCACAGAAGGTGGTGGAAGCTGTGGCGCCTCACCGCGACCGGCTCAAGGCAGCAGTGGTGTTTCCCTCCATGCCGGAGGTGATGCGGCTAAATAAGCTCGGCACCTTCTCGATGGCCCAGCTGGGCCAGAGCAAGAGCGCCATTGCCAGCTTCATGAAAAAGCGCAAGGAGGCGGGCGGCGCAGGCTTCCAAGACGCGATGTTGAAGCTGCTCAATACCTTGCCTACAGTTCTTAAATACCTGCCGGTGGAGAAGGCGCAAGATGCGCGTTCTTTCATGCTGAGCTTCCAGTATTGGCTGGGCGGCACGCCAGATAATCTCAGGAATTTTCTGTTGATGCTGGCCGACAAGTACGTCTTCCCCCGGGGCGGCTCGGGAGACCGGGCCGACCGTCCCGAGGTGGTTGTGGCCGAGCCCGAGGTATTTCTCGACCTGGGCATTTGGCACCCACTAGCTCCGGGGATGTTTGAAGATCTCAAGGAATATTTGAATTGGAATTCAAGCCGCGGCGATCTCAGCGAGCAGGCCCGTAATGGTCCGGTGATCGGTCTAGTGCTGCAGCGCAGCCACATAGTTACCGGCGATGAAGCTCACTATGTGGCGATCATTCAGGAGCTGGAATATCGCGGCGCCACCGTAATTCCGGTCTTCTGCGGCGGGCTCGACTTCACCAAGCCGGTGAATGCTTTCTTCTACGACCCGCTCAACCCCGACATGCCGTTGGTGGATGGGGTGGTGTCACTGACGGGTTTTGCCCTAGTGGGTGGTCCAGCCCGGCAGGACCACCCCAAGGCGATTGAGGTGCTTAAAAAGCTGAATCGCCCCTACATGGTGGCGTTGCCATTGGTGTTTCAAACCACCCAGGAGTGGGAGGAGAGCGATCTAGGTCTGCACCCTGTCCAGGTAGCACTGCAGATCGCCATCCCTGAACTCGATGGCGCCATTGAGCCAATAGTGCTCAGCGGCCGCGACGACGCCACCGGTAAAGCTCACACCCTGCAAGACCGGGTTGAGGCGATCGCCGAGCGCGCAATCCGCTGGGCCTCCTTGCGGATCAAGCCCCGGGCTGAAAAGAAGCTGGCGATCACCGTGTTCAGCTTCCCCCCTGATAAGGGCAACGTCGGCACGGCGGCGTATCTAGATGTATTTGGTTCGATCTTCCGGGTGCTGGAGGAGATGAAAGCCAAGGGCTACGACGTGCAGAACATGCCGCGGGATTCCAAGGCGCTGATGGAAGCCGTGATCAACGATCCAGAAGCCCTCCAGGGTGCACCGGAGCTCTCGATCGCCCACCGCATGAGCGTGGAGGAATACGAGCGCCTCACCCCCTATTCCGAGCGGCTTGAAGAAAACTGGGGCAAGCCCCCCGGCAACCTGAACAGCGACGGCACCAACCTGCTGATCTACGGCCGCCACTTCGGCAATGTGTTCGTGGGTGTCCAGCCCACCTTTGGCTACGAGGGCGACCCGATGCGGCTGCTCTATTCACGCAGCGCCAGCCCCCACCACGGCTTTGCCGCCTACTACACCTATTTAGAGAAGGTGTGGCAGGCCGATGCGGTACTGCACTTCGGCACCCACGGTTCGCTGGAGTTCATGCCCGGCAAGCAGATGGGCATGAGCGAAACCTGCTACCCCGATTCCCTGATCGGCGCCCTACCAAATCTTTATTACTACGCCGCCAACAACCCTTCAGAAGCCACCATCGCCAAGCGGCGAGGCTATGCCTCCACGATCAGCTACCTCACCCCACCGGCTGAAAATGCCGGCCTGTATCGGGGCCTCAAGGAGCTGGGCGAGCTGGTGGGCAGCTACCAGCAACTGAGAGAGGGCAGCCGGGGCGTACAGATCGTCAACGCGATCGTGGAAACGGCGCGCCAGTGCAACCTCGACAAAGATGTGGTGTTGCCTGATGCCGATGCCTCGGAGATCGGCCTCGACGGCCGCGATGGCGTGGTGGGGGCGGTGTATCGCCAGCTGATGGAGATCGAAAGCCGGCTGCTGCCCTGCGGCCTGCACACGATCGGCAAGCCACCTACTGCCGAGGAGGCAATCGCCACCCTGGTGAATATCGCGGCGCTCGAGCGCGAGGAAGATGGCCTGCGCTCCCTGCCGGGCCTGCTGGCCGAGAGCCGGGGCCGCACGATTGCCGACATCTACAAAGGCAACGACGACGGTGTGCTCGTCGATGTGGAGCTCAACCGCACGATCACTGAAGTGTGTCGCGCGGCGGTGGGCGCCATGGTCAAGGCCGTAACCGGAGCCGATGGCCGGGTAACCCTGCGCCAGAACTTCGCTTGGTTGTTTGCCCTGCTGGAGAAATTCGGCTTCCAACTGCCCAGCCCCTGGCTGAGTGCCTGCCGCTCAGCTGGCTTCCCAGGGGTGGATCAAGCCGAGCTCGACAAGTTGTTTGGCTACCTGCGCTTCTGCCTTGAGCAGATCTGCGCGGATATGGAAATGCAGAGCCTGCTCAAGGCCCTCGATGGCGAATACGTGCTGCCCGGCCCCGGCGGCGACCCGATCCGCAACCCGGGCGTGCTGCCCAGCGGCAAGAACATCCACGCCCTTGACCCTCAGTCGATCCCTACCCGCGCCGCAATTGCTGCCGCCAAGGTGGTGGTAGATCGGCTAATCGAGCGCCAGAAGGCCGAGCAGGGCGCCTGGCCCGAAACGATCGCCTGCGTGCTCTGGGGCACTGACAACATCAAGACCTACGGCGAATCGCTGGCTCAAATCCTCTGGTTTATCGGCGTGCGGCCGGTGGCTGATTCCCTGGGCCGGGTCAACAAGCTGGAGCTGATTTCCCTGGAGGAGCTCGGCCGGCCCCGCATCGACGTCGTGGTGAATTGCAGCGGCGTATTTCGCGACCTATTTATCAACCAGATGGGTTTGATTGATCAAGGCGTCAAGATGGCAGCTGAGGCCGATGAGCCCCTGGATATGAACTTCGTGCGCCGCCACGCCCAGGAGCAGGCGGCGGCCCAGGGCGTGTCCCTGCGGGATGCGGCGACACGTGTGTTTTCCAATGCCAGCGGCAGCTACAGCTCAAACGTAAACCTGGCGGTGGAGAACAGCACCTGGGAGGAGGAGAACGAACTGCAGGAGATGTATCTGTCCCGCAAGACATTTGCTTTCAACGCCGATAATCCAGGTGAGATGAACCAGAACCGCGAAGTATTCGAATCAGCTATGAAAACCGCTGATGTGACCTTCCAGAATCTGGATTCGGCTGAGATTTCCCTCACCGATGTGAGCCACTACTTCGATTCTGACCCCACCAAGCTGATCGCCGGCCTGCGCGACGATGGCAAGGCACCGGCAAGTTATATCGCTGATACCACTACGGCTAACGCCCAGGTGCGATCCTTGAGCGAAACCATTCGCCTCGATTCGCGCACCAAGCTGCTCAATCCCAAGTGGTATGAGGGCATGCTGAATAGCGGCTACGAGGGCGTACGCGAAGTGGCCAAACGGCTCAACTTCACCCTGGGCTGGAGCGCCACCAGCGGCTCGGTAGACAACTTCGTGTACGAGGAGGCAAACGACACCTTCATCAATGATCCGGAGATGCGCAAGCGTCTGATGGAGCTCAATCCCCACAGCTTCCGCCGCATCGTGGGCACCCTGCTCGAAGTAAATGGCCGCGGCTACTGGGAAACCAGCGATGAAAACATCGCCCAGTTGCAGGAGATCTATCAGGAGATCGAAGACCGGATTGAGGGGGTTACGGAGGGGTGA
- a CDS encoding EamA family transporter produces MSPIPVLPLWFTWALMSAIFASASAVLGKIGLENVEADLATLIRTVVVSIFLPLLIIASGKWSNPFELSQQTWTFITLSGIASGLSSFCFFRALKQGDASLVVPVDRLSLLLVALIGFAFLGERPSATGWAGLLLVAGGGLLLSFSE; encoded by the coding sequence ATGAGCCCAATTCCGGTATTACCACTTTGGTTCACATGGGCCTTAATGTCAGCAATTTTCGCCAGCGCCTCTGCCGTACTTGGAAAGATTGGACTTGAGAATGTAGAAGCAGACTTAGCCACCCTTATTCGCACAGTTGTCGTATCAATATTCCTGCCGTTACTCATAATTGCTTCTGGCAAATGGAGTAATCCATTTGAACTATCTCAACAAACATGGACATTCATAACCCTTTCTGGCATAGCTAGCGGCTTATCATCATTCTGCTTTTTTAGGGCCTTGAAACAAGGTGACGCGTCATTGGTGGTGCCTGTTGATCGTCTAAGCCTGTTACTGGTAGCCCTCATAGGCTTTGCTTTTCTTGGCGAACGCCCCTCAGCCACTGGCTGGGCAGGACTATTACTCGTCGCCGGGGGAGGCTTGCTTCTATCATTTTCCGAATAA
- a CDS encoding cupin domain-containing protein, translated as MKLHADLSQRAVLDTNALDWNHSPMAGVERRLLDRNGGEVARATSIVRYAPGSHFERHLHGGGEEILVLEGTFSDEQGDYPAGTYLRNPAGSNHAPFSVAGCTILVKLHQMHPADQLQLVIDTNKKAWLPGLVKGLEVLPLHAFGSEHLALVRWAPGTVFQPHSHPGGEEILVLAGVFQDEHGTYQAGSWLRNPPGSVHRPWSEAGCTIWVKTGHLPETMAPQS; from the coding sequence ATGAAGCTCCATGCAGACCTCAGTCAGCGGGCGGTGCTGGACACCAATGCTCTCGATTGGAACCACTCCCCAATGGCTGGGGTGGAGCGGCGCCTGCTTGATCGCAATGGCGGCGAGGTAGCCCGGGCAACCTCGATCGTGCGCTATGCCCCAGGCAGCCATTTCGAGCGCCATCTTCATGGCGGTGGCGAGGAGATCCTGGTCTTGGAGGGCACCTTCTCAGATGAGCAAGGCGACTACCCAGCCGGCACCTACCTGCGCAACCCCGCTGGCTCCAACCATGCTCCATTCAGCGTAGCGGGCTGCACCATCTTGGTGAAACTGCACCAGATGCACCCGGCAGATCAGCTTCAGCTGGTGATAGACACCAACAAAAAAGCCTGGCTTCCAGGTCTAGTCAAGGGATTAGAAGTGCTGCCACTACACGCCTTTGGTTCTGAACATCTAGCCCTAGTGCGATGGGCACCGGGCACGGTGTTTCAGCCCCACAGCCATCCAGGTGGGGAGGAGATTCTGGTGCTCGCTGGCGTATTCCAGGACGAACACGGCACCTATCAAGCTGGTAGCTGGCTGCGCAATCCGCCCGGAAGCGTGCACAGGCCGTGGAGCGAAGCCGGTTGCACTATCTGGGTTAAGACCGGCCATCTGCCGGAGACGATGGCTCCGCAGAGCTAG